One genomic region from Capra hircus breed San Clemente chromosome 18, ASM170441v1, whole genome shotgun sequence encodes:
- the LOC106503120 gene encoding major allergen I polypeptide chain 1, with protein MTRAGALLLLCAALLLIAGGKCDDICPALRDIVDLFISGSHEAYIEQVEKYNQNPDVLETADTLKSCVDERLTAKDKQDALSALNKVYSSSLC; from the exons ATGACGCGGGCTGGAGCTCTCCTGCTGCTCTGCGCTGCCTTGCTCCTCATCGCGGGCGGAA AGTGTGATGACATCTGCCCAGCCTTGAGGGACATTGTTGACCTGTTCATATCAGGAAGCCATGAGGCCTATATTGAACAAGTTGAAAAGTATAACCAAAACCCTGATGTACTGGAAACCGCCGATACCCTGAAGAGCTGTGTTGACGAGAGGTTGACAGCGAAGGATAAGCAGGATGCTCTCAGTGCTCTG AATAAGGTATACTCAAGTTCTCTCTGCTGA